One window from the genome of Indicator indicator isolate 239-I01 chromosome 6, UM_Iind_1.1, whole genome shotgun sequence encodes:
- the RNF152 gene encoding E3 ubiquitin-protein ligase RNF152: METLSQDSLLECQICFNYYSPRRRPKLLDCKHTCCSVCLQQMRTSQKDLRCPWCRGITKLPPGYSVSQLPDDPEVIAVIAIPHTSEHTPVFIKLPSNGCYMLPLPLSKERALLPGDIGCRLLPGGQQKSLAVVTIPPEQQPLQGGLPAEGAAEEPDRRGIVKSSTWSGVCTVILVACVLVFLLGIVLHNMSCISKRFTVISCG; encoded by the coding sequence ATGGAGACCTTGTCCCAGGACTCTCTGCTGGAGTGCCAGATTTGTTTTAATTACTACAGCCCACGTCGGCGGCCCAAGCTGCTGGACTGCAAGCacacctgctgctctgtgtgcctgcagcagaTGAGGACCAGCCAGAAGGACCTGCGCTGCCCCTGGTGCCGTGGGATCACCAAGCTGCCACCAGGGTACTCTGTGTCACAGCTGCCTGATGACCCCGAGGTGATCGCTGTCATTGCAATCCCCCACACCTCGGAGCACACACCTGTCTTCATCAAACTCCCCAGCAATGGTTGCTACATGCTGCCCTTGCCCCTCTCAAAGGAGAGGGCGCTGCTGCCAGGAGACATTGGCTGCCGCCTTCTGCCGGGTGGCCAGCAGAAATCCCTGGCAGTGGTGACGATCCCACCGGAGCAGCAGCCACTTCAGGGTGGCCTTCCTGCTGAGGGGGCAGCAGAGGAGCCAGACCGAAGAGGCATTGTGAAAAGCTCTACTTGGTCAGGGGTTTGCACTGTGATTCTGGTGGCCTGTGTCCTGGTCTTTCTCCTGGGCATTGTCCTCCACAACATGTCCTGCATTTCCAAGCGCTTCACAGTGATCTCCTGCGGctga